The Cloacibacterium caeni region CCGCTTCCTCCCCAAGGATGACAGCTAGAAATTCTCTTTGCACTGAGATAAATTCCTTTAAAAAGTCCGTGAACTTTTAATGCTTCCACCGTATAATGCGAACAGGTAGGTTCATATCTGCAATTTTTTCCCAACCATGGAGAAATTCCGTATTGATAAATTTTTATCAATACAATAAGCGGAAATATGAGAATTTTATTCAGCATGAGGTATAAAATACAAATGTAAGTTTTTTTTAAGTTTTCCTGAAACTTGATTTTTAAATTATTTATTTCATTTTAATAATATTAGCAATGAATTTTATAAAAATTTGTTTAATTAGGTTTTTAAAATGATAAAAAAATGCGTTAATATTTTTTATTTACAATTTTTATCATGACATTTGTTAGTAAAATAATAAGATTATGAAGAGAGCGTATATCAAAGGGACGGGTTCTTATACTCCGCCAAAAGTGATAAAAAATGATTTTTTTGAAGCAGTAGGTTCTAATGATGAATGGATTTTTAAAAATTTAGGAATTAAAGAACGCAGGATTGTAGAAGGTGAAGTAACCAGTGATTTGGCTTCTAAAGCGGCTTTAATTGCACTAGAAGATGCTGGAATTACAGCTGAAGAAGTGAACCTCATTATCGTAGCTACTTCTACACCAGACAGACAAGCGCCTTCTACGGCTTGTTTCGTACAAGAAAAAATAAATGCACCTCATGCTGTCGCTTTTGATATTTCTGCAGTTTGTTCGGGCGGAATTTATGGTTTAGCCATTGGTAGCCAATTTATACAAACCGGAATGTATAAAAATGTTTTGGTGATAGGAGCTGATGTTTTTTCGAGCATTACAGATTGGTCACGTAAAGATTCTGTATTTTTTGGAGATGGAGCAGGAGCGGTATTGTTATCGGCAACTACTGAAGACAAAGGGTTTATAGATTTTAAACTTCATGCAGATGGTACAGGAAAATATCATTTTAATATTCCGGCTGGTGGTTGTGAAATTCCGGCAAGTGAAGAAACCATCAAACAAGGGCTTCACTATTTCCAGATGAATGGAAAAGAAGTTTTTAATACAGCGACTAAAGTATTGCCAGAAGTAATCCACGAAGTTTTAGCGGATAATAACTTAACGGTAGATGATATAGACTGGGTGATTCCACATCAGCCAAGTGTTAGAATTTTACAAAAAGTAGCAGAAGAAGTAAATATTCCGTTTGAAAAAGTAATGACCAATATGGATAAATACGCCAATACTTCTGGGGGAACCATCCCAATAGTTTTAGACGAAACCTATAAAAGTGGAAAAATAAAAGAAGGGAATACCTTACTTTTTGCAGCCGTAGGTTCTGGTTGGACTTGGGGAGCAGCCTTATATAAAGTCTAAAATTTCAGACGTGTATTAAAAATTTTATCAATTATTTCAAACCCCCTATTTTATTATGTTTACTAATCAAACCTTTTTAATTACAGGAATCGCAGACGAAAATTCACTCGCTATGTACGTTGCCAAAAAAATCATCAAATATAACGGAAACGTAGTGTGTACAGGTCTTGGCGTAACTCCATTTCATAAAAATCTTTCAGAAAAAGCAGAAAGTTTTCTTAATAAATCTTACAATGACTTTGAAAATGCTTGTAAAAAATTATTAGGAGAAAATGTGCTAACTTTTCCTTTAGATATTACCTTGCCAGAAAGTTTAGAGGCTCTCACAGATTTTCTAAATGAAAAGAATGTTAAGCTCAATGGTTTTCTTCATGCAATTGCTATGGACAAAACCATACGTCAGAAATCTGTAAAACCCATGCTGGAAGTTACAGCAGATGAATTTAATGATACCATGAAGGTGTCTGCATTTTCTTTAATAAGCCTTTCTCACGCATTATTGAAAAGCAAAGTTTTACAAAACGGCTCATCTATAGTTACTTTAAGTTACATTGCAGCAGAGAAGGTTTCATTCTTTCCATATATCAATATGAGTATTGCAAAAGCAGCATTAGAAAGGTTGACGATTGAAATGGCTTATGAATTAGGTAGAGATTTCGGCATTAGAGCAAATTGTGTTCGTTTTTCACCATATATGGGAAGTAAAGCAGGAAATGCGACGCTAAAAATTGAAGATGTAGAAAGAGCCAATAGAATCAGTCCTTTAGGTAATGCACATCCCGAAGATTTAGCTCATGAAGTAGTACATTTATTCAGAAAAGACATTAGAATTACAGGCGAAATTCGTCATGTAGACGGTGGTTTTCACATTATGGGTTAAAATTTTTAGAAGCACACGCTTTCTACATTTTTTCACTTGTCTTCGTGCTGCAGCCACTCGCTTTTTTTCCCAAAGCTTATGCCAACATAAAAAAGAGCTCAAACAATGGCAGCATCACGGCTATTTTTCACCATTTTTCTTCTTTTCACTTTCTTAAAAAGAATAGGTTTCAAATTTTAGAAATAGTAAAAAGAATAAATTCGCGAATTTTAAAAATATCAATAGGAACGGGCTTTAGCCCGTTTCTTTTTTTTAGAAAATTCCATTTGGCTTTAGCCAAAATTTAAAGATTTTATACTTTAACGGAATTTAAAATCAAATTCAAATAGAAAATCCTAAAAATTTTCTCAAATTTGTATCTCAAACCTAAAAAAATTGTACCAAAATATTCCTTTAGCCGAAAAACTCAGACCTAAAACACTAGACGAAGTTTTAGGGCAAGAACATCTTACTGGAGACAATGGAACCATCCGTATAATGCTAGAAAATGACACGCTCAATTCTCTCATTTTATGGGGACCTCCCGGAACTGGAAAGACTACTTTGGCAGAAATTATATCTTCTACTTCTGGAAGGAAATTTTTCAAGCTTTCGGCGGTTTCTTCTGGAGTAAAAGAAGTGAGAGAGGTGATAGAAGATGCTAAAAAACAGAATCTTTTCACAGGGAAATCACCGATTTTGTTCATAGACGAGATTCACCGGTTTAACAAATCTCAACAAGATTCATTGCTTCATGCGGTGGAAAAAGGTTGGATAGTCTTAATTGGAGCAACTACAGAAAATCCTAGTTTCGAGGTGGTTTCGGCGTTGCTTTCTCGTTCACAAGTATATGTTTTGAAGTCTCTCAGTTTTGAAAAATTAGAAGAACTCGCAGAAATAGCCCTTTCCAGATACAATGAAGAAGAACAAACGCATTTTACACTCAAAGAAAAAGAAGCGCTGATTCAATATTCTGGTGGCGATGCTCGAAAACTCATTAATTCTATAGAGTTGGTTCTCAATCAATTCAAAAATGTAAAAGAAAAAGAAATCACCAACGAAGATGTGCTTTCGGTTTTACAAGAAACGATGGCACTTTATGATAAAAATGGGGAACAACACTATGATATTATTTCGGCGTTTATCAAATCTATGCGCGGTTCTGACCCAAATGGAGCGGTGTATTGGCTTGCTAGAATGATTGCGGGTGGTGAAGATGTAAAATTTATAGCACGCAGAATGCTCATTTTAGCAGCTGAAGATATTGGTTTGGCGAATCCAAATGCTTTGACGGTTGCCAATAATTGCTTTCAAGCGGTGAATGTCATTGGAAATCCAGAATCTAGAATTATTTTGAGCGAAACAGCCGTTTATTTGGCTTGTTCACCGAAATCTAACTCTACTTATAAAGCGATTGATGCAGCACTTGCTGTCGTAAAACAAACCGGGAATTTGCCAGTTCCGTTGCACCTGAGAAATGCACCAACGAAACTGATGAAAGACTTAGATTATGGCAAAGAATATCAATATGCGCATTCTTATGAAGGGAATTTTGTAAACCAAGAATTCTTGCCCAATGAAATTTCTGGAACCCAATTCTATGTTCCTGGCGAAAATGCCACTGAAAGAAAAATCCGCGAAGAATTGCAGAAAAAATGGAAGGGAAAATATTTTTAGGTTTGATGTTTGATGTTGGAAGCTAGATGATGGAAGATTGGATTTCTATGAAGTGTTCCGTAGGAACGATAGGTTTGTAGAAAAAAGAGTACCTAGAAATGCGTTCCGTAGGAACGCTATATGTGTAGAAAATTTTCCAAAATAAAATAAAGTTCCGTAGGAACGAAAGGTTTGTAGAAAAAAGAGTACCTAGAAATGCGTTCCGTAGGAACGCTATATGTGTAGAAAATTTTCCCAAATATAATAAAGTTCCGTAGAAACGATAGGTTTGTAGAAAAAAGAGTACCTAGAAATGCGTTCCGTAGGAACGCTATATGTGTAGAAAATTTTTCCCAATAAAATAAAGTTCCGTAGAAACGATAGGTTTGTAGAAATAATGACCACCTAGAATGGCGTTCCGTAGGAACGCTATGTGTGTAGAAAATTTTCCCAAATAAAATAAAGTTCCGTAGGAACGCTATATGTGTAGAAGCAATACCACAAAGAAAAAGCGTTCCGTAGGAACGTTATATGTGTAGAAAATTTTCCAAAATAAAATAAAGTTCCGTAGGAACGATAGGTTTGTAGAAAAAAGAGTACCTAGAAATGCGTTCCGTAGGAACGCTATATGTGTAGAAAATTTTCGCATATATAATAAAGTTCCGTAGAAACGAAAGGTTTGTAGAAATTATGACCACCTAGAAAATGCGTTCCGTAGGAACGCTATATGTGTAGAAAATTTTTCCCAATAAAATAAAGTTCCGTAGGAACGATAGGTTTGTAGAAATTATGACCACCTAGAAAATGCGTTCCGTAGGAACGCTATATGTGTAGAAAATTTTCCCAGATATAATATAGTTCCGTAGGAACGAAAGGTTTGTAGAAATTATGACCACCTAGAAAATGCGTTCCGTAGGAACGCTATGTCTGTAGATACAACATCACAAAGAAAAAGCTTTCCTCAAAGTTACAAAAATCACAAAGAGTTATATTTAAAATTCCTTAAATTTGTCATTCTTTAAAAAATGAGAATTGTAATTGCCATATTTTTATTTTTGGTGATGTCGGTGCGTTCTGTGCTGCCATTATTAGATTATGCGTTGAATTACAACTACATTTCTACTCAACTTTGCGAAAACCAATCTGAACCTGATTTGCGATGCAACGGAAAATGCTACGTGAAAAACGAAATGGCAAAATCTTCTGAAAATCAATCGACTAAAATTCAGAAAGTGGAGTTTTTACAGTTATTTCTTCCCACGGAAAGTTTAGTGGTACAAGAACAAAAACATCAGGATTTTTCAAAAACGAAAGTTTTCATCCATCACTTTAATTTTACTTTTCAAGATTTTTACCCTGAGTTTTTTCATCCACCTTTAGTTTGAAATTAATTTTCGTACTTTTATTCAATTAATTTTAACTTTAAAAAATCAAAAAATGAAATCTATATTAACCGTTGCTTTTGTAGCAATTTCTATATTATCTTCTTGTCAACAAACGCCAGAAACTAAAAAAGTTCACGACCATAAAAAAACGACACAAAAATTAGACGTAAAAGTGGTGAACGAAGAAGACCCGATTTGCGGAATGAAAACAGCAAAGTTTTTAAAAGATACTGCTGTTTATAAAGGAAAAACCTATGGTTTCTGCAATAAACTTTGCAAAGAAGAATTCAAAAAAAATCCAAAAAAATACGCGAAATAATTTCTGAACATGCCGAAACCTAAAAAAGCGTCTGGTTTTGGAATGAATAAAATGCTGGTATACCAAATGATAGCTTTAGTCGTTATTATTCTAGCATTTATCGCAGGAAATTACTTTTTCAAGAAAAGTCTTCATACGGTAATGAAGGCGCCAAATTTTGAATTAATCGACCAAAATAATCGTAGAATTTCAAATACTGATATGCTGGGAAAAGTCTATGTAGTAGAGTTTTTCTATGCGAGATGTCCTACGATTTGCCCGATTATGAATAACAACTTGAAATTCGTAGATCAAGCGATTAAGAGCAAAGATTTTGGGATTATTTCCATTTCTATAGATCCAGAAAATGACACGCCAGAATTTTTAAAAGCACACGCCAAAAAACTAGGCGTTACCAATCCCAATTGGCATTTTTTGACAGGAAATAGAGATTACATCGGTGATTTAGCCAATGAATTTGATATTTATGTAGGCGACAAAGATGACCAGTCAGAAAGTCTTAATCACAGCGGAATGCTGGCTTTGGTAGACAAAGAAGGCAATGTGAGATGCAGATTTGGAAAAGATGGCATGCCGATTCTTTATTATTCTGGACTGAATTATGATGATCAAGAAGGAAAAAATGCGAGTTTAAAAGGCAAATTCCAGCCAGACAGAAAATTATTGATAGAAGATATTCAGAAACTTCTAGAAGAATAAAAAAAACGGTGAGAAATTTTCTCACCGTTTTCATTTGTTATTTAATCTCTATGGTTTTCACTTCTTTTTTAGCGTTTTCTCTTTTCGGAACCGCCAATTTCAGAATGCCGTTGTCATATTTTGCTTCGATGTGTTCTACATCTACAATATCAGAAGGCAAGGTAAATGAACGGGTGAATGATTGATAATTAAATTCTCTTCTGGTGTAGTTTTTCTTCTCATCTCTTTCTTCGTTTTCGGTTTGAGATTCCGAAGAAATGGTAAGAATGTTTCGATCGATGTTAATTTTAAAATCTTCTTTTTTCAATCCTGGAACCGCCATTTCAATTTCGTAATGGGTTTCGGTTTCTTTAACGTTTACAGAAGGCATGGTAAAGCCCATTTCTGTAAGGTTTTTTTCATTCCAGTTAAATAAATCTTTGGTAAAAAAATCTTCAAAGAAACTATTTAACCCTGTCATTGGATTTCTTTTCATTAAAGTTGACATTTTTTTAAGTTTTAAGGTTAAACATCCGTGATGAAACAGTAATAAAAAATCGCTGAATTTTCAAAACAAAATTACAACGATTAAAAGATTTTAGAAAGTGTTTTTAGATAAATTTAGATTGAAAATTTCTATAATTTATAAAATTAATATACTAAAAATCAATAGTTTAAATTTCTAATAAGTATTCATTATAGTGACCTAGAAATTTCACTTCTGTACCGAGAGATTTCAGTTCTTCTAAGGCGTTATTAGACAAGACAGGATGCCATTCATTCGCTACATTAATGAAGAAAAAGTAATTTCCTAATCCAGTTTTCAGGGTTCGGCTTTCAATTTTGGTTAAATTCATTTTTCGCCATGCAAAAACAGAGAGAACTTGATGTAAACCTCCTGCATGATCTTCTGGTAAAGTAATGATGAGAGAGGTTTTTTCGGTGATTTTATTTTGTGGAAGATTCAGTCTTTCTCCCTTTTTAGAAATCACAATAAATTTGGTGTGATTTTGTTCAATATCTTGAATATTCTGGTGAATGATTTTCAGTCCGTATAATTTTGCGGCATAAGAATTGGCAATCGCAGCATATTTTTTTTCAGGATTTTCGGCCACTCTTTTAGCAGCAGCAGCAGTAGAACCGAATTCTTGCTTTATGACATCTTTGTATTCTTTGTCCAAAAAATGATAACATTGCGCCAAAGCTTGAGGATGAGAATAAATTTTTTCAATTTCTGTATTGTCTGGATGAATCATCAATTGATGCGAAATGGGCATCACTACTTCTGTTTCCACAAAAATTCCGTCAAAATCATAAAGATAATCCAGCGTCATAGAAACAGTTCCTTCGATAGAATTTTCGAGGGGAACTACGGCTTTTTCTACCAAATTATTTTGTACTGCCTTGAAACAATCTAAAATATTAGACTGTGGCAAGAGTTCTTCATTGGGAAAAATTTGTGAAGTAGCAAGCTGTGTAAAACTAGCTTGTGGTCCGAGGAAAGCGATTTTCATTATTTGATTTAACAATTTAAAAATGCAAAAATACAGAATATAAGTTTTGTAATTTTAAATATTGATTTAATTAGTGAAGTTAAATTATTTTTTTCTGATTTTTTTAAAGTTTTTTTTGTTTTTTTTTAGATAAATAATCCTTTTTGTGGATAAATAATAATTACTGATTAATGATTTTGATGATTTTATTAGAAATATTATTTTATTTTGACTATATGATTTTAAATTTCGTTTTTTTTTATATTTTTAGCATCTATTTTAAGTTAATGATAAAAATGAAGAAAATTTTACTGTTATTTTTAGTTAGTATTTCAATGTTTTTTTATGGTCAAAAAAAATATGTGGTGGTAATACATGGAGGAGCTGGTACCATCCTTAAAAAAGAAATGTCACCAGAATTAGAGCAAAAATACAGAGATAAATTGAAAGAAGCGCTCACAAAGTCTTACGAAAAGATAAAAGAAGGAAAGTCCTCTCTAGAAGCTGTAGAAGCAGCAATAGTAGTAATGGAAGATAGTCCGCTTTTTAATGCAGGCAAAGGTGCTGTTTTTACCAGTGATGGCAGAAATGAGTTGGATGCTTCTGTAATGTATGGAAAAGATAAATCTGCTGGAGCGGTAGCTGGTCTTACTGTAGTTAAAAATCCTATAAAAGCAGCTTTGGCAGTTATGCAAAAGTCTGAACATGTAATGATGATAGGAAAAGGAGCGGAGCAATTTTCAAAAAATCAAGGACTAGAGATTGTAAACCCCAAATATTTTTGGACTCAAAACAGATGGGATGCACTTCAGAAAGTGAAGAAAGCAGAGTTGAAAGCTAATCAACCTAATGCAATGAATAATCATCATTATCCAAGCTATTATTGGGTAGATAGAAAATTTGGTACAGTAGGATGTGTGGCTCTAGATAAAGAAGGAAATATTGCAGCGGGAACTTCTACAGGAGGCATGACTAATAAAAAATATGGGAGAGTGGGAGATGCACCTATTATTGGTGCGGGAACTTATGCAGACGAAAATATAGGAATTTCTGGAACAGGATGGGGAGAATTTTATATAAGAACATCTGCCGCTAGAACGGTTGCTGCAAAATACGAATATCAAAATAAAGATGTAAAAACTGCTACTGAAGAAGTAATGCTAGAAATAGAAAAATTAGGAGGAGACGGCGGAATGATCGCTTTAGATAAAAATGGAAACGTGGCAATGA contains the following coding sequences:
- a CDS encoding beta-ketoacyl-ACP synthase III → MKRAYIKGTGSYTPPKVIKNDFFEAVGSNDEWIFKNLGIKERRIVEGEVTSDLASKAALIALEDAGITAEEVNLIIVATSTPDRQAPSTACFVQEKINAPHAVAFDISAVCSGGIYGLAIGSQFIQTGMYKNVLVIGADVFSSITDWSRKDSVFFGDGAGAVLLSATTEDKGFIDFKLHADGTGKYHFNIPAGGCEIPASEETIKQGLHYFQMNGKEVFNTATKVLPEVIHEVLADNNLTVDDIDWVIPHQPSVRILQKVAEEVNIPFEKVMTNMDKYANTSGGTIPIVLDETYKSGKIKEGNTLLFAAVGSGWTWGAALYKV
- the pheA gene encoding prephenate dehydratase, with translation MKIAFLGPQASFTQLATSQIFPNEELLPQSNILDCFKAVQNNLVEKAVVPLENSIEGTVSMTLDYLYDFDGIFVETEVVMPISHQLMIHPDNTEIEKIYSHPQALAQCYHFLDKEYKDVIKQEFGSTAAAAKRVAENPEKKYAAIANSYAAKLYGLKIIHQNIQDIEQNHTKFIVISKKGERLNLPQNKITEKTSLIITLPEDHAGGLHQVLSVFAWRKMNLTKIESRTLKTGLGNYFFFINVANEWHPVLSNNALEELKSLGTEVKFLGHYNEYLLEI
- a CDS encoding replication-associated recombination protein A codes for the protein MYQNIPLAEKLRPKTLDEVLGQEHLTGDNGTIRIMLENDTLNSLILWGPPGTGKTTLAEIISSTSGRKFFKLSAVSSGVKEVREVIEDAKKQNLFTGKSPILFIDEIHRFNKSQQDSLLHAVEKGWIVLIGATTENPSFEVVSALLSRSQVYVLKSLSFEKLEELAEIALSRYNEEEQTHFTLKEKEALIQYSGGDARKLINSIELVLNQFKNVKEKEITNEDVLSVLQETMALYDKNGEQHYDIISAFIKSMRGSDPNGAVYWLARMIAGGEDVKFIARRMLILAAEDIGLANPNALTVANNCFQAVNVIGNPESRIILSETAVYLACSPKSNSTYKAIDAALAVVKQTGNLPVPLHLRNAPTKLMKDLDYGKEYQYAHSYEGNFVNQEFLPNEISGTQFYVPGENATERKIREELQKKWKGKYF
- the yidD gene encoding membrane protein insertion efficiency factor YidD, which produces MLNKILIFPLIVLIKIYQYGISPWLGKNCRYEPTCSHYTVEALKVHGLFKGIYLSAKRISSCHPWGGSGYDPVPPKKEHQH
- a CDS encoding SDR family oxidoreductase; translated protein: MFTNQTFLITGIADENSLAMYVAKKIIKYNGNVVCTGLGVTPFHKNLSEKAESFLNKSYNDFENACKKLLGENVLTFPLDITLPESLEALTDFLNEKNVKLNGFLHAIAMDKTIRQKSVKPMLEVTADEFNDTMKVSAFSLISLSHALLKSKVLQNGSSIVTLSYIAAEKVSFFPYINMSIAKAALERLTIEMAYELGRDFGIRANCVRFSPYMGSKAGNATLKIEDVERANRISPLGNAHPEDLAHEVVHLFRKDIRITGEIRHVDGGFHIMG
- a CDS encoding isoaspartyl peptidase/L-asparaginase family protein; this encodes MKKILLLFLVSISMFFYGQKKYVVVIHGGAGTILKKEMSPELEQKYRDKLKEALTKSYEKIKEGKSSLEAVEAAIVVMEDSPLFNAGKGAVFTSDGRNELDASVMYGKDKSAGAVAGLTVVKNPIKAALAVMQKSEHVMMIGKGAEQFSKNQGLEIVNPKYFWTQNRWDALQKVKKAELKANQPNAMNNHHYPSYYWVDRKFGTVGCVALDKEGNIAAGTSTGGMTNKKYGRVGDAPIIGAGTYADENIGISGTGWGEFYIRTSAARTVAAKYEYQNKDVKTATEEVMLEIEKLGGDGGMIALDKNGNVAMTFNTEGMYRGMVTEDGEITIEIYK
- a CDS encoding SCO family protein; this translates as MPKPKKASGFGMNKMLVYQMIALVVIILAFIAGNYFFKKSLHTVMKAPNFELIDQNNRRISNTDMLGKVYVVEFFYARCPTICPIMNNNLKFVDQAIKSKDFGIISISIDPENDTPEFLKAHAKKLGVTNPNWHFLTGNRDYIGDLANEFDIYVGDKDDQSESLNHSGMLALVDKEGNVRCRFGKDGMPILYYSGLNYDDQEGKNASLKGKFQPDRKLLIEDIQKLLEE
- a CDS encoding YHS domain-containing protein, whose protein sequence is MKSILTVAFVAISILSSCQQTPETKKVHDHKKTTQKLDVKVVNEEDPICGMKTAKFLKDTAVYKGKTYGFCNKLCKEEFKKNPKKYAK
- a CDS encoding Hsp20/alpha crystallin family protein, which encodes MKRNPMTGLNSFFEDFFTKDLFNWNEKNLTEMGFTMPSVNVKETETHYEIEMAVPGLKKEDFKINIDRNILTISSESQTENEERDEKKNYTRREFNYQSFTRSFTLPSDIVDVEHIEAKYDNGILKLAVPKRENAKKEVKTIEIK